AACCTGTAGTAAAAAAACAGACCACAGTAACCAAGTGTTTGTGATTGAGTGTGAAACAGCTGGAACAGCCTGATTGTTGAccatgaatgtttgtttgttttttttaacctctgtTTTCCAGATTGTATCTGATCCAAGAGTGCGGCTTGAGCAGGCTTTCCGGGAGGCTGGTCTACACCACAGTCAGTATGCCAAAAAGGTTCTGTCTGTTATCAAGCCCACTAAACCACCTCGACGAGACACCAAATCCATAGTGAAATTTTGACCGAGATCTTCTTTGAGATTTTGTCATATTATAAGAAATATACACtcactggtcactttattaAGTACATTATAATGgaatccaatacagcagctcgatcataaattctacttttacaaggttagaACTTCTTTGgtaataatttatttgtaaattgttGGAAATGATCAGAAAGGTGATTATTATACAATATGTTTATTACTCACGTCATACTGGGTGGTGGAGGTGTTTCTAATGGACATTAGAGTATGTAAGCATCTCATTCACAATTGGCTATTTGAGGCTGCTGGGTTCAAAATCAGCTCTactgacaaaataaactgaTATATACGAGTTTGTATTAACCACCAAGTGATACAGTGCAATTACTGTTACTGACGTTTTAGTGTAGGTTTATACTCTAATCTAAAGTCTAATgagcaaaacatttcaatagAGTATGTATTAGTGATGATAAACATGTAATTCCAATACATTAAAATGACATCTCAgcacatttattaatatttattgacTGCTTATATTACACAGGAAGTCAGCATTTGGTATAAACAAGCTTGTAAGGCAGAAGCTACAATGTAATTTATGTCTCTGACTATTTAGTAACAACATTCATCAATAAAACAGATTGTGGGAAGCCCTCCTCATCATCTTGCCTCATAAGGGAAATCACTAAGGATCAacatgtgctttttttcttccattaacAGACTGCAAACAATAATCCTACAAAGATCCCCTCAGGATTTGGAATCTTCTTTATAAAACTAACTAGATTTGTAGTTTTGGctaaaattattattgtgtATAAAGCACAGAGCTGTATCTTCACTAAAATGTAATCTATTGTTTTTCCAAAGGCcattctaaacatttttttaatgttgtgaagACAGAAGACAGGCAAACAAACTACTGGACTTACATCACACAGTATGAGTTGTGATCACATTTTTGCAAAATGAGTATTATCTTACATAAgtactaaatattaaaatatgcaaTCTATACTACATATATGCAAAATACTTAATATTACAgccttgtttttaaataagTATCTAATGCTTATATTAACATctttattacagtatatacacttATCCAGCCAAGTCTAAgctacagtatacacagtatacTATAGTCCTACTATTTAGGAGGCTGGGGTTGTGATGGAAGACGCAGGTGGTTCAGACAATATGCCCCAGGCGTTTCTTGATAAAGTGGGAGACCAGAACTTGAGGTCTCTGCTGGTACTCTACCAGAACATCATGAGGGGAGGTGATCTGGTCTCCTTCAAAGCGGTTCAGCAGTGCAACACAGATCACAGCAGCTGGAGGGAAATTAAGAAAAGatcaattatttaatatttgctaaaatgttcatgttgatCAACATCTACTTGGCTAAAAAAAGAACACAGGAGTTTCAACCAAGACAATAATCTGACCATCAGTGaaaatgtgtgactgtgcaaCATTTTCTACATTACACAATACCTCTGAGGCCACAGACACGGCACATAGCAGCAAAAACTGTGGACTCCATTTCAATATTTCTCACTCCAGACTCATAAGCTTTTCTCAGGTACTCCAGCTTTTCTTCATTAGAGAAGGAGCAGAGAGCCCCGTCAAGTCGCCCTTGACCTAGAGAGACACAGCACATGATTTCTCAGTATCAAATATGGCCTGCTGAGGTTGTCAGCCGTTACATAAGTGAATTACAAAAGTGAACAGAAACTCCTTGAGATGCTGTTTATGCTGTACCTTCATAGAAGTCGTGGGTGCACATGGTGTTTCCAATCACCGTTGGAAAGTTCTGAAGCTCAGAGGAGCACTGCAGAAGTTCACTGGCCACTCCTTCATCCAGCTCAGTACTTCTGGTGATAACTTTACCTAGAACCACCTGCTCAAACTGGGGACGAAAGGAGTAATCCACCGCTTTATCTGTGATCACCACCGTCCCTGGAGCCAGACCTAGAGATGATTGGGTAGAAAGTTTTAAATACTTAGTGTATGTTACAGATCTACCTCATAGATACTGACAGAAACCATGTGAACAACAAACTCCAAAGTAAAGCAAGGTAAAACTGTTCCTACCAATTCCACCAGATGTTCCAAGGCGAAAAAGGATCACATCACGGCACTGGGCATGGTGCAGCAGTTTGATGAGTTCATGAAGCATGATGGAGATGGAAGGGACTCCCATGCCATGCTGTAATATATGGCAATTGTGATGAAAATATCAGAAGCGATTCTTTCTTACACCAATCTTCAAACTGGTCATTGAATACTTACACTTATAGAGAGCACTGGTCCTACTTTGTACATGCAGTAGCGGTCAGTTCCTTCACAGATATCTTTGATTTCCTCAGGGTTTCCAGGCAGTTTCAGCTCCTGGTGGATAAACTTGGCAAAAGCCTTCATTCTATTTGCACTGCCAccgacacacacaaactatgggaaacacagagaggagactgttaaattcagttttttaagtTATTAATCCCAAATCAATTTCTTTAATCAGCCCTTATTTCGCATACCTTAACATCTCCAAACATTTCTGGAAGGTTGTGTGTCTTGGTACTCAAGCTGAAGTGGTAGAGAATGTCCTCTTCCATGGTGTCCAAGTAGGGGTTTTTCACTTGGACCAGTTGTCTAAGAGCAATTAAATGCAACATGTTAATATATTTAGAGAACACGCAACTGAAAGCAATTGCTTTCAATAGCCAATCAAACATTATGGAATTAGGCATATGTatgcaaaaaatgtatttctttgaagagaaacaaaaaactgtaaatttaaacTTATGTGAGAAGCTAAAACACTTACTTGATATATTCATTGTGGTCATTCCCCATACAGTTGAGTAAAATCGGTGCCAtgactgcagcaaacacagtAAATGTCTACAAAAAGTTGCTCTAGCGTAAGACCTCAAAACACTTGTTGCAGCTGTTTTTCATACAAGACCTCTGTCGGAAGGCAGAGCTGATACAGCGGCTTCTGATCACTGATTGGTTCCAGAGAGAGGAGTAGCACCTATCCTTACTCCAGCAAAAACATCCAGCAGCTCCAAACAAACGGAGCAGGACCGTGTTAAAAATGATTGGCCAAGTGAAAACTATTGCA
This Anabas testudineus chromosome 21, fAnaTes1.2, whole genome shotgun sequence DNA region includes the following protein-coding sequences:
- the upp2 gene encoding uridine phosphorylase 2 translates to MAPILLNCMGNDHNEYIKQLVQVKNPYLDTMEEDILYHFSLSTKTHNLPEMFGDVKFVCVGGSANRMKAFAKFIHQELKLPGNPEEIKDICEGTDRYCMYKVGPVLSISHGMGVPSISIMLHELIKLLHHAQCRDVILFRLGTSGGIGLAPGTVVITDKAVDYSFRPQFEQVVLGKVITRSTELDEGVASELLQCSSELQNFPTVIGNTMCTHDFYEGQGRLDGALCSFSNEEKLEYLRKAYESGVRNIEMESTVFAAMCRVCGLRAAVICVALLNRFEGDQITSPHDVLVEYQQRPQVLVSHFIKKRLGHIV